A section of the Lineus longissimus chromosome 1, tnLinLong1.2, whole genome shotgun sequence genome encodes:
- the LOC135486097 gene encoding serine/threonine-protein kinase SBK1-like — MSVDSTPHSSPRSSTSDAMQQLELEDHYDVIKDLGCGTYGKVVLAVCRETGTSVALKLLPKSNTKPKDFNREFYYSYYLSPHRAIVDTFDVSFETAENYVFAQEYAPLGDLFESITPQIGLSEVVTKNVIRQLMSALEFMHSKELVHRDIKPENILVFDTYCSRIKLMDFGMTRKVGTMVKKTSGSIPYTPPEICEAVKNESYSVETTHDVWGAAVLMFCTLTGNFPWENAHRKDSYYAEFSLWQKRKTLKIPSQWKPFTPRLMRLFRKMLEPKPERRCSIREIHKYMDDTWLTRTKSRSSDDDMYQPMSPRPQGDDRSTEELSDMLENCGIETKVTRRFREKRIHEWLLST; from the coding sequence ATGTCGGTTGATTCGACTCCTCATTCTTCTCCAAGGAGTAGCACTTCAGATGCCATGCAGCAGTTAGAACTCGAGGACCACTACGATGTGATCAAGGACCTTGGATGCGGCACCTACGGGAAGGTGGTGCTTGCCGTGTGCCGCGAAACGGGCACGAGCGTTGCGCTAAAGCTTCTCCCAAAGTCGAACACCAAGCCAAAGGACTTTAACCGTGAGTTTTATTATAGCTATTATCTATCACCACACAGAGCAATCGTTGACACTTTCGATGTCTCATTTGAGACCGCCGAGAATTATGTCTTTGCTCAGGAGTACGCTCCTTTGGGAGATCTGTTCGAATCCATCACGCCCCAGATCGGACTTTCAGAAGttgtcaccaaaaatgtcatCAGACAACTCATGTCTGCGCTGGAGTTCATGCACAGTAAAGAGTTAGTGCATCGCGATATCAAACCAGAAAACATTCTTGTGTTCGATACGTACTGTTCGAGAATAAAGCTAATGGACTTCGGGATGACCCGAAAGGTTGGCACAATGGTGAAGAAAACCAGCGGAAGTATTCCTTATACGCCCCCAGAAATCTGCGAAGCTGTCAAAAATGAGAGTTACAGTGTTGAAACTACTCACGATGTTTGGGGTGCTGCCGTGCTTATGTTCTGTACGCTTACTGGAAACTTCCCCTGGGAAAATGCTCACCGAAAAGACTCTTACTACGCCGAGTTCAGCCTTTGGCAGAAGCGAAAGACATTGAAAATTCCTTCGCAGTGGAAGCCGTTTACTCCCCGGCTGATGCGATTGTTTAGGAAAATGCTTGAGCCAAAACCGGAGCGGAGATGTTCGATTCGTGAAATTCATAAGTACATGGACGATACTTGGCTTACCAGGACCAAATCTCGGAGCAGTGACGATGACATGTATCAGCCTATGTCCCCTCGGCCGCAGGGCGACGACCGCAGCACGGAGGAGCTATCGGATATGTTAGAAAACTGTGGGATTGAAACGAAGGTTACGCGGCGATTTCGTGAGAAACGGATCCACGAATGGTTGCTCTCAACATAA